Proteins from a single region of Amycolatopsis sp. CA-230715:
- a CDS encoding serine/threonine protein kinase has protein sequence MKPLNPDEAHLVGRYQPVALLGEGGMGRVYLGVAPNGRLVAIKQVHPSFAHDDGFRSRFIREVKTSRMVSGAYTAAVMDADPDAQIPWLASVYVPGPSLKETVDAIGPLPTESIHYLATGLATALEEIHRVGLIHRDLKPSNVLLTDDGPRVIDFGIARAAEDITDITHTGSVIGSPGFMSPEQAEGKALTPASDVFSLGALLVMAATGSSPFAGDSTPQTLYNVVHNQPNLTTLTPHLQQLVRPCFTKNPAYRPTPRQILDHLGTATPTTAPWPPSVHWEIQRCKDDAETALGSPRAPAPVEPKNRKKTVLCATLSGVVVIAGITTFIARSRQPDAPKPSIPASAASVEPLTTTNMLSVDPCGVLDGKPIGELGLLSSVRRSQHQFSDCNFVDSSFKNGVAIDISTLSPNPGDPVEIEGLQAKIQKTGISCTVSARYPTTDGMYLEASLIGDTKDRCGTVRDALVETIRTVRTNPPRYPSDPGSIATTNPCTVVPINSINQIIGHSEPRSNRDEHSCSYAGERELDVEFRIGPPATSSNEETTISGRKVAIIRTDSGAHYQNCEARWEQQSRGDDYPEQVSISMSNPIAPHAGMAPFSLDTACQKVKDFAAAMIPRLPKP, from the coding sequence ATGAAACCTCTGAATCCCGATGAAGCGCACCTTGTCGGCCGCTACCAGCCTGTCGCACTACTCGGCGAGGGTGGGATGGGACGGGTCTACTTGGGGGTGGCACCGAATGGCCGACTGGTCGCGATCAAACAGGTACATCCCAGTTTCGCCCATGACGACGGGTTTCGGTCGCGGTTCATCCGGGAGGTCAAGACCTCCCGGATGGTGTCAGGGGCCTATACCGCGGCGGTGATGGACGCCGATCCCGACGCGCAGATTCCTTGGCTGGCATCGGTGTACGTGCCAGGGCCGTCGTTGAAGGAGACCGTCGACGCGATCGGGCCGCTGCCGACGGAGTCCATCCACTACCTCGCCACCGGACTGGCGACCGCGCTGGAGGAGATCCACCGGGTCGGACTCATCCATCGCGACCTCAAACCGTCCAATGTGCTCCTCACCGACGACGGACCCCGCGTCATCGACTTCGGCATCGCCCGCGCCGCCGAGGACATCACCGATATCACCCACACCGGATCCGTGATCGGTTCGCCCGGGTTCATGTCGCCGGAGCAAGCCGAGGGGAAGGCGCTCACGCCCGCCAGCGACGTGTTTTCGCTCGGCGCGCTGCTCGTCATGGCAGCAACCGGAAGCAGTCCCTTCGCGGGAGACTCCACACCACAAACCCTCTACAACGTCGTACACAACCAACCGAACTTGACGACTTTAACGCCACACCTCCAGCAACTCGTCCGGCCGTGCTTCACCAAGAACCCAGCGTACCGCCCAACTCCTCGGCAAATTCTTGACCATCTCGGCACGGCGACGCCGACCACTGCACCGTGGCCACCGTCTGTCCATTGGGAGATCCAGCGTTGCAAAGACGACGCCGAGACAGCACTGGGTTCTCCCCGAGCGCCCGCTCCCGTCGAACCGAAAAACCGCAAGAAAACAGTACTCTGCGCGACCCTTTCCGGTGTCGTAGTCATTGCGGGAATAACAACGTTCATCGCCAGAAGTAGGCAACCGGACGCGCCCAAACCTTCTATCCCGGCAAGCGCCGCATCAGTTGAACCGTTGACAACTACTAATATGCTCAGCGTGGATCCGTGCGGAGTCCTCGATGGCAAACCCATAGGAGAACTCGGCCTCCTGTCGAGTGTTAGGCGATCACAGCACCAGTTCAGCGACTGCAATTTCGTGGATTCAAGTTTCAAAAACGGTGTCGCCATCGACATATCCACGTTGTCGCCGAACCCCGGAGATCCCGTGGAAATCGAAGGACTACAAGCAAAGATCCAGAAAACCGGGATCTCTTGTACCGTCTCGGCCAGATACCCGACAACAGATGGAATGTACTTGGAAGCCAGTCTGATCGGCGACACCAAGGACAGATGCGGAACGGTACGCGACGCATTGGTCGAGACGATACGAACGGTACGCACCAACCCACCCAGGTACCCCTCAGACCCCGGAAGTATTGCCACTACAAATCCTTGCACCGTAGTTCCAATAAACTCGATAAACCAGATCATCGGCCATTCCGAACCGAGATCGAACAGAGATGAGCACAGTTGCTCATATGCTGGCGAGCGCGAGCTCGACGTCGAATTTCGAATCGGCCCTCCTGCGACCAGCTCAAATGAAGAGACGACTATTTCGGGTCGAAAGGTAGCAATCATAAGAACCGACTCTGGCGCTCATTATCAAAACTGTGAGGCGCGCTGGGAGCAGCAATCACGCGGAGACGACTACCCTGAGCAAGTCAGCATCTCCATGTCAAATCCTATAGCGCCGCACGCAGGGATGGCGCCGTTTTCGTTGGACACCGCCTGTCAGAAGGTCAAGGACTTCGCGGCGGCGATGATTCCTCGGTTGCCCAAGCCGTGA